CGTGGTCGGTGAGTCGGTGGTCCAGCAGCACGGCCTGGGCGCCCAGCTGCCAGCAGGCGAGCAGCGCGGCGGTGTAGCCGAGCGAGGGCGCCAGCCGCAGCGCGGCCGTGCCGCCGGTCGACAGGCCGGCGGCGGTGAGCCGCTCGGCCTGCTCGGTGACGAGGCCGCGCAGGGTGGCGCGGTCCACGGGATCACCGAAGCGCAGGCACTCCTGGTGATCGGGGCCGGACAGGAGGAGGCGATCCACCCAGTCGTGCGGGGCCTCGGTGATCGAGGCCTCGGCCAGGGTGGGGGGGAGAGGAAAAGAGCCGGTCAACGCCACTCCACGAAGGGGAGGTTGGATGGACAGCGGGCACAGTCATCGTGGTCGGTTTCGAGTCCTGACGATTACACAGACGATCGAGCGAAAGCAAGGTCTAGACCAATGAGGGCTCGGCCTCCTACGCTGCCGAGCCGGAGCCGGCCCGAGCGAGGCCTGCCCGGAGAGGCAGTCTGTGGAACCACGTGAACTGGCGGACTTCGAAGGCGCAGCCCGCGCCCGACTTCCGGCCGAAATCTGGGACTTCGTGCAGGGAGGCAGCGGCGCCGAACGGACCCTCGCCGCCAACCTGGCCCAGTTCGAACACTGCCGCCTGCGCCCGCGCACGCTCGTCGACGTCTCTAGCACCGACCAGGGCCTCACCCTGCTCGGGAGCCGGCTGCGGACCCCGATCGGCGTCGCGCCCATGGCCTACCACCAGCTGTTCCACGCCGAGGGCGAAGTCGCCACCGCCCGTGCGGCCGGCCGTGCGGGGGCGCTCATGGTCGCCGGGATCTTCGCCAGTCGCACCCTGGAATCCATCGCCGAGGCCGCGACCGGCCCGCTCTGGCTCCAGCTGTACTGGCTGCGCCGCCGCGACGCGCTGGCCGCCGTGGTCGAGAGGGCCGAGGCGGCCGGCTTCCGGGCGCTGGTGCTGACCGTGGACGCCCCTCGGATCGGCCGGCGGCTGCGCGACGCCCGCAACGGCTTCGCCGTTCCCGCGCACATCCGCGCGGTCAACCTCGACCAGAGCCTGATGGCCGCCAGCCACCGGGCCGGCGAGGGGAGTTCGGGTATCGCCGACCATGCCAGGGAGCAGTTCGACCCCACGCTGACCTGGGCGGACCTCTCCTGGCTGCGGGAGCGCAGCAGCCTGCCGATCGTCCTCAAGGGGATCCTCACCGCCGAGGACGCCCGGCTGGCCGCCGAGCACGGTGTCGACGCCGTCGTGGTCTCCAACCACGGCGGCCGCCAACTCGACGGCGCCCTGGCGACGCTCTCGGCTCTGCCCGAAGTGGTCGCCGCAGTGCCGCCGGATCTGCCCGTTCTGCTGGACGGCGGTGTACGGACGGGCACAGCTGTCGCTCTCGCGATCGCCTTCGGCGCCCGGGCCGTCCTGGTCGGCCGCCCGGTCCTGTGGGGCCTGGCCGTCGACGGCGAGGACGGCGTCGCCCGGATCCTCGGCCTCCTGCAGACCGAACTCGACGACACGATGGCCCTGCTCGGCAGACCACGACTGGCCGATCTCGACCACACCGTGGTGGCCCGGCCGACCGGCTCCGAACCCCCGGCCGCCGCCACCCCTCCAGCCCCCGACCGCCGCCGCTGACCGCCGGCCGATTCCAGGACATCCCTTGCCACTGCACCCCCAGGCCGAGGCCCTGCGCCAGCAGCGCTCCGAGGCCGGTACGCCCCCGCTCTACTCCCTCACCACCGCCGAGGCGCGCGCCGCCGACCTCGCCGACATCCGGGCCTCGGCCGGGAACCCGGAACCGGTGGGCTCGGTCGAGGAACTCGGCGTTCCGGGCCCCGGCGGACCGCTGACCCTGCGGATCCACCGCCCGTTCGCCCACGCCGTCCCGGCCGGTCCACTGCCCGCCCTGCTCTACCTGTTCGGCGGCGGCTGGACCCTCGGCTCACTGGACACCGGCGACGCGATCTGCCGCCGACTCACCAACGCCGTCGGCTGCGTCACCGTCTCGGTCGACTACCGACTCGCCCCCGAGCACCCCTTCCCGGCAGCCGTCCACGACGTCGCCGCCGCCGCCGAGTGGATCGCCGGGCACGCCGCCGACCTGGGCATCGACCCCGAGCGGCTGGCCGTGGCCGGCGACAGCGCCGGCGGCAACCTCGCCGCCGCGCTCACCCTTCTCGCCCGCGAGCGCGGCGGCCCCGCGCTGCGCCACCAACTGCTGGTCTACCCCAACACCGACCACGGCGCAGACACCCCGTCGCTCCGCGAGCACGACGACCCGCTGCTGTTCAACCGCCGCTCGGTCGACTGGTATTGGGGCCACTACCTGGCCGACCCGGCCGACGGCGCCGACCCGCTGGCCTCGCCGCTGCGCGCGCCCTCGCTGGCCGGACTGCCGCCCGCCACCGTGATCACCGCCGAGTACGACCCGCTGCGCGACGAGGGCGAGCTGTACGCCGAGGCGTTGCGGGCCGCCGGCGTCCCGGTGCAGGCTCGCCGCTACGAGGGCATGCCGCACGGTTTCTTCGCCATGGCCGGCGTCCTGGACGGCGGCCGTGAGGCGCAGCGGTACGCCGCCGAGCGGCTGCGCGAGGCCCTGCAGTGAGCGCCGCCGCCACCGGGGCGACGACCGGTCCGGAGACCGCGCCCCTGCTGCTGGGCGAGCTGCACGCCAGCCTCGCGGACCCGCTGCTGGATGCGATGACCTTCCTCAACGAGGTCACCGAGCGCTATCCGGACGCGCTGTCCTTCGCCCCCGGCCGCCCGCACGAGGGGTTCTTCGAGCCCGAGAGCGTCCACGAGTACCTGGACACCTACCTCGCCCACCTCGCCGATCGCGGCCTGAGCCGCAGCGCCGTGCGCAGCGCACTGTTCCAGTACGGGCCCACCAAGGGCATCATCGCCGACCTGGTCGCCCGCACCCTGGCCAACGACGAGGGGCTGGACGTGGCCCCCGAGTCGCTGGTGCTCACCGTCGGCGCCCAGGAGGGCATGCTGCTGGTGCTGCGCGCCCTCTGCGCCACGCCCGAGGACGTCCTGCTGGTCAGCTCGCCCTGCTACGTCGGCGTCACCGGCGCCGCCCGGCTGCTCGACCTGGCGACGGTCCCGGTGCCCGAAGGACCCGGGGGCGGCCCGGACCCGCAGGCCGTGCACGAGGCGGCCCGCGCCGTCCGGGCCTCCGGCCGCCGCCCGCGGGCGCTCTACGTGGTCCCCGACTTCGCCAACCCGTCCGGCACCAGCATGCCGGTCGAGGCCCGCGCCGGACTGCTGGCGGCGGCGGCCGAGGAGGGGCTGCTGGTGATCGAGGACAACCCGTACGGCTTCTTCGCCCGAGGGCCCGGCGCCCGGCCCACCCTGAAGGCCCTGGACCGGCGCCGGCAGGTGGTCTACCTCGGCTCCTTCGCCAAGACCTGTTTCCCCGGCGCCCGGCTGGGCTACGTCGTCGCCGACCAGGAGGTGGTCACGCCGGCCGGCCGGACCAGTCTGCTCGCCGACGAACTGGCCAAGCTGAAGAGCATGACCACGGTCAACACCCCGGCGCTCAGCCAGGCCGTGATCGGTGGGCTGCTGCTGCGCCACGACTGCCGGCTGCGGGCCGCCAACGCCCCCGCGAGCGCCTACTACGCGGCCAACCTCGCAGCGCTGCTGCGGGAGTTGGAGCGACAGTTCCCGGCGGCCGAGCGGGCCCGACTGGGTCTGTCCTGGACCGAGCCCGAGGGTGGCTTCTTCGTCGTGCTGGACGTGCCGTTCACCGCGGACCAGGCGGCGATGGAACGCTGCGCCCGCGACCACGGGGTGCTCTGGACCCCGATGGCCGCCTTCTACCCGGCGGGCGGCGGCGAGCGCCGGCTGCGGCTCTCCATCAGCGCCCTGAGCGAGCAGCAGATCGAGGCGGGTGTGGCCCGGCTGGCCGACTTCGTCCGGGAGTCCGCAGGCTGAACGCAACCGGGTACGGAAGAAGGGAGGGGCCGGGTTCTTCGCCCGGCCCCTCCCCTCTTCTCTTCTCCTCCGTACCGGCTCAGGAGCTCCGGGACAGCTCCCGGACCGCTCCCGGACCGCTACCGGATCCGGGCCGAGAACAGCCGGGCCGACCAGTAGACCGCGGCGACCGTCATCACCAGGACGATCAGCAGCCCCTGCCAGACCACGTTGTCCCCGAGGTGGCCGGAGAACAGCGCCCGCATGCCCTCCACCGCCCAGTAGAAGGGGTTCCACTTGGCCATCGACTGCAGCCACATCGGCGCGAGCGCCAGCGGCAGCAGCGTTCCGGAGAGCAGGGCGATGGGTTGGGCGAGGGTGTTCACCACCGGCGCCATCGCCGAGTCGTTGGGCAGCACCAGGGCGATGCCGTACGAGATGGCCGAGGTCATCAGCGCCAGCAGCCCGAGCAGCAGGTAGGCCAGCAGCAGACTCAGCGGGGCGACCCGCAGGCCGAACGGCAGCGCGATCAGCGTGATCAGGACCGCCTGGGCGAGCAGCGCCACCACCTCGCGCAAGGCCCGCCCCAGCAGCAGGGCGAGCCGACTGACCGGGGTCACCCGGGAGCGCTCGATGATGCCGGCCTTCAGCTCGCCGAGCAGGCTGAATCCGGTGTAGAGCCCGCCGAAGATGCAGAGCACCGCCAACAGGCCGGGGACGTATATCTGGTAGGCCTCGGCGTAGGTGGTGGCGCCCATGGGCGCCAGTACCTTCCTGAGCAGCGGGGCGAACAGCAGCAGGTAGAAGATCGGCTGGATCACCCCGACGACGATCCAGATCGGTGTACGCCACATCAGCAGCAACTGCCGCTGGAAGACCAGCCAGGTGTCACGGGCGAGCTTCACGGAAGGGACCCCAGGGAGATTGTCAGGACTGTTCGATGGAGCGGCCGGTGCGGGCCAGGAACACGTCGTCCAGGCTCGGCCGTTGGAGCTGGACGGTCCCGGGGACGACGCCGGCCCCGTCCAGGACGCGCAGCAGCTGCGGGATGGCCGCGGCGCCGTCGTGCAGGTAGAGCCGTAGACCGTCCTCGCCCTGCTCCAGCCGGTGCAGGTAGGGCTGGTCGCGGAGGGCGTCGGCTGCGGGCCCGGTCTCGTCCGCGGCGACTCCGAGGAGGACGACGTCGCCCGAGATCTCGCGCTTGAGTGCCTCGGGCGTGCCCTCGGCGACGACCTGGCCCTGGTCGACGATCGCGACCCGGTCGCAGAGCGCGTCGGCCTCGTCCAGGTAGTGGGTGGTCACCACCACCGTCATGCCCTCGGTGCGCAGCCGCTTGATCTCGGCCCACACCTGGCTGCGGCTGGCCGGGTCGAGGCCCACCGTCGGCTCGTCGAGGAACAGCACCTTCGGGGCGTGGATCACCCCGAGGGCGATGTCCACCCGCCGGCGCTGGCCGCCGGAGTAGGTGCTGCAGGGACGGTCGGCGAAGTCGGTGAGGTCGAAGGCCTTGAGGGCGTCCTCGGTCTGCCCGTGGGCTTCGGCCTTGCGGCTGCCGTGCATCCTCGCCTGCAGCACCAGTTCCTCGCGGGCGGTGACCGCGTCGGTGGTGCCGCCGCCCTGGGCGACGTAGCCGATCCGGCGGCGGACCCCGGCCGGGTCGGCCATCAGGTCGGCGCCGGCGATCAGGGCTCTGCCGCCGTCGGGGCGGATGAGGGTGGCGAGCATTCGCAGGGTGGTCGTCTTCCCGGCGCCGTTGGGGCCGAGGAAGCCGAAGATCTCACTTGGTCGGACGTCCAGGTCGATGCCGCGGACGGCATCGACCACGGTTCGGCCGTGTTTTCCGGACGGATAGGACTTACGAAGTCCCTGGGTCTCGATCAACCAGAACTCCCGTGCTGGGATGGGATGCGGGGCTCCTGGGAACCGGTGCTTCGGCCTCACCCTAGAGGCTCGGGCACCCAGGAAACAATGGCCTAGACCAATTTAGGAAACTGTCGGCGAGCCCGTGACCAGTGCTTCGAGCCTGTCGGCGGCCGACACGGCCCCACCACCGGACATCAGTTGACGTCCGATCAGCTGCGCAGCGGTTCGGTGGGCGGTTTCGTCGAGCACCTGCCGGAGCCGCTCGGCGATGACCTGCGGGCCGACCCGGGCGAACGGAACCCGGAGGCCGGCTCCGGCCTCGGCGACCCGCTGCGCCACGAAGGGCTGGTCGTTCCGGATCGGCGCCATCAGCAGGGGGACGCCGTGGGCCAGCGACTCGCCCACGGTGTTCATCCCACCATGGCAGAGCACCGCGTCCAGCGCACCCTTCGACAGGAGCTCCAGAATCGGTGCCCGATCGACCACCACCACGCTGTCCGGGAGGTCGGCGGGCAGTGCCCCCCGGGGCGCGGCGATCACGGCCTGGATGCCCTCGCCGTAACGGGTCACGGCGCGGACGGTGCGGTCCAGGAAGTCCGCGCCGACCGCGTCCGACATGGTTCCCATGGTGACCAGGACGGTGCGCCGGCCCGGGTCCAGCCGCTCCCACGGGAAGGCCGGATCCGCCGAACGCTCGGTCAGCACCGGTCCCACCAGGGCACACTGCGGCGGTAGCGGGAGGTCGCCGAGCAGCGCCCGGCCGGTGGTGGCCAGCACCAGGTGCGGCGAGAACCGCGGATCCGTGAACTCGGCGGCGGGGAGCCCGGCCCGCCGCCACAGCTCTGCCAGCAGGCCCGCCGTCCAGGCCTCGACCTGCGGCAGGGCCCGGTACGGGCGGCCCAGTTCCATCGCCCCCGGCGCCAGGCTCGCCCACGGAAGTCCGTGTCGGTGCGCGATCAGCGCGCCGGCCGGGGTGTGCTGGTCCACCAGCAGCGCGTCGGGCCGGAACTCCCGCACCACCGCGTCCAGCGGCTTGGTGGTGAACCGCGCGTAC
The Streptacidiphilus albus JL83 genome window above contains:
- a CDS encoding alpha-hydroxy acid oxidase, encoding MEPRELADFEGAARARLPAEIWDFVQGGSGAERTLAANLAQFEHCRLRPRTLVDVSSTDQGLTLLGSRLRTPIGVAPMAYHQLFHAEGEVATARAAGRAGALMVAGIFASRTLESIAEAATGPLWLQLYWLRRRDALAAVVERAEAAGFRALVLTVDAPRIGRRLRDARNGFAVPAHIRAVNLDQSLMAASHRAGEGSSGIADHAREQFDPTLTWADLSWLRERSSLPIVLKGILTAEDARLAAEHGVDAVVVSNHGGRQLDGALATLSALPEVVAAVPPDLPVLLDGGVRTGTAVALAIAFGARAVLVGRPVLWGLAVDGEDGVARILGLLQTELDDTMALLGRPRLADLDHTVVARPTGSEPPAAATPPAPDRRR
- a CDS encoding alpha/beta hydrolase codes for the protein MPLHPQAEALRQQRSEAGTPPLYSLTTAEARAADLADIRASAGNPEPVGSVEELGVPGPGGPLTLRIHRPFAHAVPAGPLPALLYLFGGGWTLGSLDTGDAICRRLTNAVGCVTVSVDYRLAPEHPFPAAVHDVAAAAEWIAGHAADLGIDPERLAVAGDSAGGNLAAALTLLARERGGPALRHQLLVYPNTDHGADTPSLREHDDPLLFNRRSVDWYWGHYLADPADGADPLASPLRAPSLAGLPPATVITAEYDPLRDEGELYAEALRAAGVPVQARRYEGMPHGFFAMAGVLDGGREAQRYAAERLREALQ
- a CDS encoding aminotransferase class I/II-fold pyridoxal phosphate-dependent enzyme; translation: MSAAATGATTGPETAPLLLGELHASLADPLLDAMTFLNEVTERYPDALSFAPGRPHEGFFEPESVHEYLDTYLAHLADRGLSRSAVRSALFQYGPTKGIIADLVARTLANDEGLDVAPESLVLTVGAQEGMLLVLRALCATPEDVLLVSSPCYVGVTGAARLLDLATVPVPEGPGGGPDPQAVHEAARAVRASGRRPRALYVVPDFANPSGTSMPVEARAGLLAAAAEEGLLVIEDNPYGFFARGPGARPTLKALDRRRQVVYLGSFAKTCFPGARLGYVVADQEVVTPAGRTSLLADELAKLKSMTTVNTPALSQAVIGGLLLRHDCRLRAANAPASAYYAANLAALLRELERQFPAAERARLGLSWTEPEGGFFVVLDVPFTADQAAMERCARDHGVLWTPMAAFYPAGGGERRLRLSISALSEQQIEAGVARLADFVRESAG
- a CDS encoding ABC transporter permease — encoded protein: MKLARDTWLVFQRQLLLMWRTPIWIVVGVIQPIFYLLLFAPLLRKVLAPMGATTYAEAYQIYVPGLLAVLCIFGGLYTGFSLLGELKAGIIERSRVTPVSRLALLLGRALREVVALLAQAVLITLIALPFGLRVAPLSLLLAYLLLGLLALMTSAISYGIALVLPNDSAMAPVVNTLAQPIALLSGTLLPLALAPMWLQSMAKWNPFYWAVEGMRALFSGHLGDNVVWQGLLIVLVMTVAAVYWSARLFSARIR
- a CDS encoding daunorubicin resistance protein DrrA family ABC transporter ATP-binding protein yields the protein MIETQGLRKSYPSGKHGRTVVDAVRGIDLDVRPSEIFGFLGPNGAGKTTTLRMLATLIRPDGGRALIAGADLMADPAGVRRRIGYVAQGGGTTDAVTAREELVLQARMHGSRKAEAHGQTEDALKAFDLTDFADRPCSTYSGGQRRRVDIALGVIHAPKVLFLDEPTVGLDPASRSQVWAEIKRLRTEGMTVVVTTHYLDEADALCDRVAIVDQGQVVAEGTPEALKREISGDVVLLGVAADETGPAADALRDQPYLHRLEQGEDGLRLYLHDGAAAIPQLLRVLDGAGVVPGTVQLQRPSLDDVFLARTGRSIEQS
- a CDS encoding glycosyltransferase; protein product: MSRFLMVVPPLTGHVNPASGIAEELAARGHEVAWTGTETVFRALLGPDARVFGTGTRAFRALGGHGLASLRSLWEGFVVPYARFTTKPLDAVVREFRPDALLVDQHTPAGALIAHRHGLPWASLAPGAMELGRPYRALPQVEAWTAGLLAELWRRAGLPAAEFTDPRFSPHLVLATTGRALLGDLPLPPQCALVGPVLTERSADPAFPWERLDPGRRTVLVTMGTMSDAVGADFLDRTVRAVTRYGEGIQAVIAAPRGALPADLPDSVVVVDRAPILELLSKGALDAVLCHGGMNTVGESLAHGVPLLMAPIRNDQPFVAQRVAEAGAGLRVPFARVGPQVIAERLRQVLDETAHRTAAQLIGRQLMSGGGAVSAADRLEALVTGSPTVS